AGGCTGTGAAGGGGCCCTTCACGGACTCAGAGGCTGTGAAGGGCCCCTTCACAGTCTTAGCCGTTGGCGCCCGTAGAAGGGCCATCGATGCTACGTAACGCCCTGACGTGGCATGGCACTCAGTGCGGCCAGCCGCCGAACGCCGCTGGTGCCGCCGCGAGCAGGCTGAACCGCAGCCAGCGTCCGGCCAGCCCGGCGGCGAGGAAGGTGCACAGCCGCATCCGGACCATGCCGGCGAGCACGCTGGTGGCCATGAACGGCGGCAGGCCCACCACCGAGCTGACCCCGTACGTGGTCGCCATCCAATGCGGATGCCGTTGGCAGCGTTCGCGCAAAGCTTCCACCTTCGTGCGGAGCACCTCGGTGCGCCGTTGCCAGCGGACCCGCCGCGGGGTGAGCGTGCGCTTCGCGTGCAGGCGGTCGTGCAGGACCTTCGGCAGCCGGATGCTGCCGCGCGCGGCCAGGTAGTACAGCAGTTTCCCCGCGATCTGGCCGATCGCGACCGCGCCGCCGAGCCACAGCCAGTGCGGGTTCTGCTGGCTGGCGCACAGCCCGATGACGAACAGTTCGGCGTTGACCAGGGGCACGATCGCGGAGCCGAAGGCGACGGCGAAGGTCACGAGCAGCCAGTCCATCGCGCCCCCTTCGAGTGATCGTGGAAACCACGCTAGCAGCCGTTACGAAAAGGTCACGGGGGTTGGCCCCCGTATCCGCCCGCAGGGTGTCGGCAAGGTCGGTGTGAGGGGCCCTTCGCCGACCGTGGAGGTCCGTGAAGGTCTGTGAAGGGGCCCTTCACGGACTCTGAGTCTGTGAAGGGCCCCTTCACAGACCCGAGACAGGTCCGGCGCACACCACGAGGTGGTCGCGCGTCTCGGGCTCCTCCGCTTCGCCTGCCGGGCGCAATAGATCGAGATGGCAGGTGTCGTCGATGATGACGCGGCAGCCACGGCTCTCTGCTGATCACGGGTCCTCGACCAACTTTGCCGGGCCCCTGGTATCCGCCCGGGGGTTACGACCCCGGATGATCATCTCCCGGACCGGTCCAGGACACCTTCCCCTGCAAGGATCGTCGCGTGACCGACGTGCGTTTCGCCGATCGCTTCGCCGGACTCTGCGCTGCGGTCGTCCGGATCCTGCCCTTCGGGCTTTCCCGGGTCGTCGCGCCGAGCTTCCTCGGCTTCGCGGTGATCAACGGTTGTACCTTCGGCGTCGACCTGCTACTGCTCACCCTGTTCCGCAGCGGCCTCGGGTTGCCGCTGTGGCTGGCCATCAGCCTGTCGTACGCGCTGGCGTTCGGGTTGAGCTTCGTGCTCAACCGCGCGCTGAACTTCCGTTCCCACGCCCCTGTCGGGCGCCAGGCTGTGCTCTACGCGGTGGCAGTCGTCATCAACTACGCGGCGTTCCTGCTGGGCGTGGGCACAGGGTTGTCCGCGCTGGGAGTGCAGTACCACCTGTCGCGCATCATCGCCGGGGCGTGCGAGGGCGTGTTCATGTATTCGGTGATGCGCTGGGTCGTGTTCGTGAAGCGCGAGGATCCGGTCAGCGCGTGAGTTCGAGTTCGAGTGTGCCGGTGAGGCGTACTTCGCGAAGCGTGCCACGGCCGGTGTCGAGAGTGCGTACGGTGCCGTCAGGCGCCCAGCCGGCCCGTCGGTAGAACCCGAGCGTCGCGTGGTCGGACTGTGCGACCCAGGTGATGCCGCGCGTCAGTCCGTCCGCGCGCAGGTTCTTCGCGGCGGTGGCCAGCAGCCGTCCCGCGTGGCCACGGCGGCCCCAGCGTGGTTCGACGACGAGCGAAGCGATCAGGGCGGTCGCGCGGGCGTCGTCGGGCAGGCTGCCGTCCGCCGTGGCTGCTTCGTCCTCCGGGGCCGGGCCTGCGACGCAGTAGCCGACCGTGAAGGAGCCCTCAGTGGCCAAGTACACCGCTGAGCCCGGGTAGTCGATCGTCTCCGCCCAGGTGCTTTCCAGGTCGAGGCCGTCGAGGGCTTCGGCGCCGAGCAGGTCGGTGTAGGCGGCCCGCCAGGCGATGCGCTGGATACGGGCGATCTCCGCGGCGTCGGACGGGCTCGCGGGACGGACTTCGGCGGCACTCACGCCGGGCAATGTACCGAAACTGTCGGGAGTGGCTGGCACGATGGCGGCACCATGCAGACGACCAGCCCGTCACTCAGCCTTTCCGCCGCGCGCCGCACCGCGCTGGCCGCACAGGGGTTCGCCGATCCGCGGCCGGCCTCCGCCCCGACCCGGCGGCACCTGACCAGGGTGTTGTCGCGAGTCCAGCTGCTGCAGCTCGACTCGGTCAACGTCGCGGTCCGCGCGCACTACATGCCGGTGTTCTCGCGGCTCGGTGCCTACGAGCCGGCCCTCGTCGACGACGCTGCCTGGGAGCATCGCGCCCGCCGTCCGCGGCTGCTCGTGGAGTCGTGGGCGCACGAGGCGAGCCTGCTGCCGGTCGAAGACTGGCCACTGCTGCGCTCGGGCGCGAAGCGGGACGGCTGGTGGCGGCACTACGCGAAGGTCGTGGAGGCCGCGCCGGAGCTGATCGAGGACATCCTGGCGGTGGTGAAGGAGCAGGGTCCGATCGGCGCCGGCGCGATCGAGAAGGCGCTGGAGAGCGAGTCGGCCGGGCGGGGGCCGGGTGCCTGGTGGGAGCGCTCGGTGGTCAAGAAGGTCTGCGAGTACCTGTTCGGCCTCGGTGAGTTGTCGACCGGCACGCGGCGGTCGTTCGAACGGCTGTACGACCTCACCGAACGGGTGGTGCCGCCGGAGATCCTGGCCCGGCGGATGAGCGTCGAGGAGGGTGCGCGAGGCTTGCTCGAACGGTCCGCGCGGGCGCTGGGCGTCGGCACCGAAACGGACCTGCGCGACTACTACCGCCTCGGTCCGGACGTGGCCCGCCGGGCGGTGGCCGAACTCGTCGAAGCGGGCACCCTGGAACCCGTCCGGGTCGAAGGCTGGCGCGCTCTCGCCTACCGGCACGTGGCCGCGCGCACTCCCCGCGCCGTGGCCGGGCGGGCGCTGCTGTGCCCGTTCGACCCGCTGATCTGGGAACGCAGCCGGACCGAGCGGCTGTTCGGTTTCCGGTACCGCATCGAGATCTACGTCCCCGAGCCGAAGCGAGAATACGGGTACTACGTGTTCCCGTTCCTGCTCGACGGCTCGCTCGCCGCCCGGGTGGACCTCAAATCCGACCGCGCCGCAGGGGTTCTGCGCGTCCCCGGCGCGTTCGGCGAACCGGGCGCCGACGTCCGCCGGGTGACCGCCGAGCTGGCCGGTGAGTTGCGGTCGATGGCGGAGTGGCTTGGTCTGGACGCCGTCGAGGTGGGGACGCGAGGTGATCTGGCGGAACCGTTGCGGCGTGCGGTTTCCTGATCTCGCGGGGGAGGTTTTTGGTGTGGGGCAACGGATCTGGTAGGTGTCGTGGGCGGCTGGACGGGGTGGGGGAGGGGGCGGGCCAGGTCACGCGGGTCGCCTCCTCGAGAAGGCGGCTGGTCGGTCGCGGGGCGCGGTGGGTGGTCGCGGAGACGGGGTAGGCGTGGGGGGACGGCCGGAGCTAGGAGCTGATGTGCGGGTTGGCTGGTGTGGCGAGGCGCGGGGCCGTCCCCCGGGGAGATGGGGTTCGGGTGGCGGTGGTCGCGCTGGGTACGGGCCTGTCGGTTGGGCTGGGGCCGCGTCGCCGCGCCACGCCGGGCATGCGGGTGGT
This Amycolatopsis sulphurea DNA region includes the following protein-coding sequences:
- a CDS encoding GtrA family protein; protein product: MTDVRFADRFAGLCAAVVRILPFGLSRVVAPSFLGFAVINGCTFGVDLLLLTLFRSGLGLPLWLAISLSYALAFGLSFVLNRALNFRSHAPVGRQAVLYAVAVVINYAAFLLGVGTGLSALGVQYHLSRIIAGACEGVFMYSVMRWVVFVKREDPVSA
- a CDS encoding GNAT family N-acetyltransferase, with amino-acid sequence MSAAEVRPASPSDAAEIARIQRIAWRAAYTDLLGAEALDGLDLESTWAETIDYPGSAVYLATEGSFTVGYCVAGPAPEDEAATADGSLPDDARATALIASLVVEPRWGRRGHAGRLLATAAKNLRADGLTRGITWVAQSDHATLGFYRRAGWAPDGTVRTLDTGRGTLREVRLTGTLELELTR
- a CDS encoding winged helix-turn-helix domain-containing protein — translated: MQTTSPSLSLSAARRTALAAQGFADPRPASAPTRRHLTRVLSRVQLLQLDSVNVAVRAHYMPVFSRLGAYEPALVDDAAWEHRARRPRLLVESWAHEASLLPVEDWPLLRSGAKRDGWWRHYAKVVEAAPELIEDILAVVKEQGPIGAGAIEKALESESAGRGPGAWWERSVVKKVCEYLFGLGELSTGTRRSFERLYDLTERVVPPEILARRMSVEEGARGLLERSARALGVGTETDLRDYYRLGPDVARRAVAELVEAGTLEPVRVEGWRALAYRHVAARTPRAVAGRALLCPFDPLIWERSRTERLFGFRYRIEIYVPEPKREYGYYVFPFLLDGSLAARVDLKSDRAAGVLRVPGAFGEPGADVRRVTAELAGELRSMAEWLGLDAVEVGTRGDLAEPLRRAVS